One Mus musculus strain C57BL/6J chromosome X, GRCm38.p6 C57BL/6J DNA window includes the following coding sequences:
- the Chst7 gene encoding carbohydrate sulfotransferase 7 precursor: MKGRRRRRREYCKFTLLLALYTLLLLLVPSVLDSHSEQDKGRNCPGLQRSLGVWSLEAAAAGEREQGAEVRSLAEGNPDRSPGSPGNLSAVGEAVTQEKQHIYVHATWRTGSSFLGELFNQHPDVFYLYEPMWHLWQALYPGDAESLQGALRDMLRSLFRCDFSVLRLYAQPGDPGERAPDSANLTTAMLFRWRTNKVICSPPLCPAAPRARADVGLVEDKACESTCPPVSLRALEAECRKYPVVVIKDVRLLDLGVLVPLLRDPGLNLKVVQLFRDPRAVHNSRLKSRQGLLRESIQVLRTRQRGDHFHRVLLAHGVDARPGGQARALPSAPRADFFLTSALEVICEAWLRDLLFTRGAPAWLRRRYLRLRYEDLVWQPQAQLRRLLRFSGLRTLAALDAFAFNMTRGSAYGADRPFHLSARDAREAVHAWRERLSQEQVRQVETACAPAMRLLAYPRSGDERDRKTVREGETPLETKANWAV, from the coding sequence ATGAAGGGCCGGCGGCGGCGGCGCCGAGAGTATTGCAAGTTCACGCTGCTCTTGGCGCTGTACACGCTTTTGCTACTTCTTGTCCCCTCTGTACTGGACAGCCACAGCGAGCAGGACAAGGGCAGGAACTGCCCCGGCCTGCAGCGCAGCTTGGGTGTGTGGAGCCTGGAGGCGGCGGCGGCCGGGGAACGTGAGCAGGGCGCTGAGGTGCGGTCCCTGGCCGAAGGAAACCCGGATCGATCCCCCGGGTCCCCCGGCAACCTCAGCGCCGTCGGTGAGGCGGTGACCCAGGAAAAGCAACACATCTATGTGCATGCCACCTGGCGCACCGGCTCGTCCTTCTTGGGCGAACTCTTCAACCAGCACCCGGACGTTTTCTACTTGTACGAGCCCATGTGGCATCTGTGGCAGGCACTGTATCCGGGCGACGCGGAGAGCCTGCAGGGCGCACTAAGAGACATGCTGCGCTCCCTCTTCCGCTGTGATTTCTCTGTGCTGCGCCTGTACGCGCAGCCTGGGGACCCTGGGGAGCGAGCACCGGACTCGGCCAACCTCACCACGGCCATGCTTTTCCGCTGGCGGACCAACAAGGTCATCTGCTCGCCGCCTCTGTGCCCCGCCGCGCCCCGGGCACGCGCGGACGTGGGACTCGTCGAGGACAAAGCCTGCGAAAGTACCTGCCCGCCCGTTTCGCTCCGCGCCCTGGAGGCCGAGTGCCGCAAGTACCCGGTGGTGGTCATCAAAGACGTGCGGCTACTGGACCTGGGAGTGCTGGTCCCTCTGCTGCGTGACCCAGGCCTCAACCTAAAGGTGGTGCAACTCTTCCGAGACCCTCGGGCCGTGCACAACTCGCGCCTCAAGTCGAGGCAGGGACTGCTGCGCGAAAGCATCCAGGTGCTGCGCACGCGCCAGAGGGGCGACCACTTCCACCGGGTGCTGCTGGCGCATGGAGTGGATGCCCGTCCGGGAGGCCAGGCCCGGGCTCTGCCCTCGGCGCCACGCGCTGATTTCTTCTTAACCAGCGCGCTTGAGGTGATCTGTGAAGCGTGGCTTCGCGACCTGCTATTCACCCGCGGCGCGCCCGCCTGGCTGAGGCGTCGCTACCTGCGGCTGCGTTATGAGGACCTGGTGTGGCAGCCCCAAGCCCAGCTGCGCCGCCTGCTGCGCTTCTCTGGGTTGCGGACACTCGCCGCGCTTGATGCCTTCGCATTCAATATGACGCGGGGCTCGGCCTACGGCGCCGATCGTCCCTTCCACTTGTCTGCGCGGGACGCCCGAGAGGCTGTGCACGCCTGGCGCGAACGTCTGAGCCAAGAGCAGGTGCGCCAAGTGGAAACCGCCTGCGCCCCTGCCATGCGTCTGCTTGCCTACCCTCGAAGTGGGGACGAACGCGACAGGAAGACCGTCAGGGAAGGGGAGACACCACTGGAGACCAAGGCCAATTGGGCTGTGTAA